In Pomacea canaliculata isolate SZHN2017 linkage group LG12, ASM307304v1, whole genome shotgun sequence, a single genomic region encodes these proteins:
- the LOC112553345 gene encoding b(0,+)-type amino acid transporter 1-like has product MRIEPCQREDISCRQHRLPLCQAAGTGRHHRWGVYRLASGQDETSDLSTGFHGTETSAASIAKSFYFVMWAYGGWNNINNITEEVKNPKRNIPLASVFSVFAVTIIYLLTIVSYLAVMSRQDMLASSTVAMTWGTKVLGGGVASLLISLSVMASTAGSGNAGIFTSPRIMFSAARDGNLPDVLSYIHVTRRTPIAAILFMVILGILCCLVADIVTLISFSSLLDWFFYFLCAVALLVIRFRQRGKDDDVAYKQPVLVPVLFMVVCLYLVVVPQLDGLTLDLLFSFVLLMVGVGLYLMFRFFKNRSHICDGLVIFIQLLMRVGPPASYDASR; this is encoded by the exons ATGCGCATTGAACCTTGCCAGCGCGAGGACATCAGCTGTCGTCAGCATCGTCTTCCTCTATGCCAAGCTGCTGGCACTGGGCGTCATCATCGTTGGGGCGTGTACCGGTTGGCCTCAG GGCAAGATGAAACCTCAGACCTGTCCACTGGGTTTCATGGGACGGAGACGTCGGCAGCATCCATTGCAAAGTCCTTCTACTTTGTCATGTGGGCCTATGGAGGATG GAATAACATCAACAATATTACAGAAGAAGTCAAAAATCCAAAAAG AAACATCCCGTTGGCCAGCGTGTTCAGTGTCTTTGCTGTGACCATCATCTACCTCCTCACCATCGTGTCATACCTGGCTGTTATGTCCCGCCAAGACATGCTAGCAAGTAGCACGGTTGCTATG ACATGGGGAACCAAAGTCTTGGGTGGCGGGGTGGCGTCTTTGCTCATCTCTCTGTCAGTGATGGCTTCCACGGCCGGCAGCGGCAACGCAGGAATTTTTACCTCTCCCAG AATAATGTTCTCTGCTGCACGCGACGGCAACTTGCCGGATGTTCTGTCGTACATACACGTGACCAGGCGTACGCCGATAGCAGCCATTCTTTTTATG gtcaTTCTTGGGATCCTGTGTTGCCTCGTGGCGGACATCGTCACACTTATCAGCTTCTCTTCCCTTCTCGACTGGTTCTTTTACTTCCTCTGTGCCGTTGCTCTCCTCGTCATTCGATTTAGGCAGAGAGGCAAAGACGATGATGTCGCGTACAAG CAACCTGTGCTGGTGCCGGTGCTGTTCATGGTGGTGTGCCTGTACCTAGTGGTGGTGCCGCAGCTGGACGGCCTGACCCTGGACTTGCTCTTCTCCTTCGTTCTCTTGATGGTGGGGGTCGGCTTGTACCTGATGTTCCGTTTCTTCAAGAACAGAAGTCACATCTGCG ATGGCCTAGTGATATTCATACAGCTGCTGATGAGGGTTGGCCCTCCTGCTTCATACGATGCTTCGAGATGA
- the LOC112576532 gene encoding b(0,+)-type amino acid transporter 1-like isoform X1, whose amino-acid sequence MSEKMKAEGTSGSEEVDRAEEDPPRKDGESGLTVETEVLSLRRTVTLLGAISFNVGTMIGSGIFITPTSVLRNTGSVGLDLIVWSLGGVLSLLGSLTVSELACRVPKHGGLYAYIREGFGSWLAFLLAYKEVLFDNPSGLAVKSLTFSRYFVKTFDLCGTPQTLVSLVAVTLIVTLCVLNITSNRASVLVNIAFLCAKVLALLIIICGGLYWLATGKVGTSDLSKSFEGTVQNPASIAISFYFVMFSYSGWDGANNIVEEVKNPKRNVPLASLLSVAIVTCIYVLTNVSYLAVMSRQEMLSSDTVAMTWGEKVLGGGIASLIIPICVMISTSGSSNSGIFSGPRQIFSAARDGNLPEVLSYVHVTRYTPIPATFLVVSIAILFVCQSDIVTLIRFVGLANWFFYFLCAASLIIIRFRQRGKDEDIPFKQPLLVPVLFLLLSLYLTVMPQVGGVTKDLLYMCVVFALGLVLYVLFKKLKNRTNICDGPMIFLQQLLKIVPPPPYVASG is encoded by the exons ATGTCTGAGAAAATGAAAG CTGAAGGCACCTCGGGCTCAGAAGAGGTGGACAGAGCTGAAGAGGACCCTCCACGGAAAGATGGAGAGTCTGGCCTCACAGTGGAGACAGAGGTCCTGAGCTTGCGGCGGACAGTCACACTGCTAGGCGCCATCAGCTTCAATGTTGGCACAATGATCG GCTCTGGAATCTTTATCACACCAACCTCAGTCCTCCGGAACACTGGATCAGTTGGTCTGGACCTCATCGTCTGGTCACTAGGTGGCGTTTTGTCTCTGTTAG GCTCGCTGACGGTGTCAGAACTGGCCTGCCGAGTACCCAAGCATGGAGGACTCTACGCCTACATCAGGGAGGGCTTCGGGTCGTGGCTGGCATTTTTGTTGGCATACAAGGAGGTACTCTTTGACAATCCATCTGGCCTTGCGGTCAAATCTCTGACATTCTCGCGATACTTTGTCAAAACCTTTGACCTGTGTGGAACTCCGCAGACTCTTGTCTCATTGGTTGCAGTGACCTTGATTG TAACCCTTTGCGTGCTGAACATTACGAGCAACAGGGCCTCGGTGCTTGTCAACATCGCTTTCCTGTGTGCGAAGGTGCTGGCCCTCTTGATTATCATCTGTGGGGGATTATACTGGCTGGCGACAG GTAAAGTGGGGACCTCGGACCTGTCTAAGAGTTTTGAGGGGACAGTACAGAACCCTGCTTCCATCGCGATATCCTTCTACTTCGTGATGTTTTCCTACAGCGGATG GGATGGGGCCAACAATATTGTAGAAGAAGTGAAGAATCCAAAGAG GAACGTACCCCTTGCCAGCCTGCTGAGTGTCGCCATTGTTACCTGTATTTATGTCTTGACCAACGTCTCTTACCTGGCCGTTATGTCTCGCCAGGAGATGCTGTCCAGCGACACGGTTGCCATG ACGTGGGGGGAAAAGGTTCTGGGTGGAGGCATCGCCTCTCTGATCATTCCAATATGTGTCATGATTTCTACATCCGGCAGTTCCAACTCTGGAATCTTCTCTGGGCCAAG ACAGATCTTCTCTGCTGCACGTGACGGCAATCTGCCGGAAGTACTGTCGTATGTTCACGTGACCAGATACACACCAATCCCTGCTACTTTCTTGGTG GTTTCTATTGCAATCCTCTTCGTCTGTCAGTCGGATATTGTGACTCTCATCAGGTTTGTCGGTCTGGCCAACTGGTTCTTCTATTTCTTGTGCGCTGCCTCCCTCATAATTATTAGATTCCGACAAAGAGGGAAAGATGAAGACATTCCTTTCAAG CAACCTCTGCTAGTGCCagtgctgtttctgttgttgtcgttgtaCCTGACGGTGATGCCTCAGGTGGGGGGAGTCACCAAGGACCTGCTCTACATGTGTGTAGTGTTCGCCCTCGGCCTCGTCCTCTACGTGCTTTTCAAGAAGCTGAAAAACAGAACCAATATTTGCG ATGGACCAATGATATTTCTACAGCAGCTGCTAAAAATcgtccctcctcctccttacGTGGCTTCTGGTTGA
- the LOC112576532 gene encoding b(0,+)-type amino acid transporter 1-like isoform X2: MMISRAEGTSGSEEVDRAEEDPPRKDGESGLTVETEVLSLRRTVTLLGAISFNVGTMIGSGIFITPTSVLRNTGSVGLDLIVWSLGGVLSLLGSLTVSELACRVPKHGGLYAYIREGFGSWLAFLLAYKEVLFDNPSGLAVKSLTFSRYFVKTFDLCGTPQTLVSLVAVTLIVTLCVLNITSNRASVLVNIAFLCAKVLALLIIICGGLYWLATGKVGTSDLSKSFEGTVQNPASIAISFYFVMFSYSGWDGANNIVEEVKNPKRNVPLASLLSVAIVTCIYVLTNVSYLAVMSRQEMLSSDTVAMTWGEKVLGGGIASLIIPICVMISTSGSSNSGIFSGPRQIFSAARDGNLPEVLSYVHVTRYTPIPATFLVVSIAILFVCQSDIVTLIRFVGLANWFFYFLCAASLIIIRFRQRGKDEDIPFKQPLLVPVLFLLLSLYLTVMPQVGGVTKDLLYMCVVFALGLVLYVLFKKLKNRTNICDGPMIFLQQLLKIVPPPPYVASG, from the exons atGATGATCTCTAGAG CTGAAGGCACCTCGGGCTCAGAAGAGGTGGACAGAGCTGAAGAGGACCCTCCACGGAAAGATGGAGAGTCTGGCCTCACAGTGGAGACAGAGGTCCTGAGCTTGCGGCGGACAGTCACACTGCTAGGCGCCATCAGCTTCAATGTTGGCACAATGATCG GCTCTGGAATCTTTATCACACCAACCTCAGTCCTCCGGAACACTGGATCAGTTGGTCTGGACCTCATCGTCTGGTCACTAGGTGGCGTTTTGTCTCTGTTAG GCTCGCTGACGGTGTCAGAACTGGCCTGCCGAGTACCCAAGCATGGAGGACTCTACGCCTACATCAGGGAGGGCTTCGGGTCGTGGCTGGCATTTTTGTTGGCATACAAGGAGGTACTCTTTGACAATCCATCTGGCCTTGCGGTCAAATCTCTGACATTCTCGCGATACTTTGTCAAAACCTTTGACCTGTGTGGAACTCCGCAGACTCTTGTCTCATTGGTTGCAGTGACCTTGATTG TAACCCTTTGCGTGCTGAACATTACGAGCAACAGGGCCTCGGTGCTTGTCAACATCGCTTTCCTGTGTGCGAAGGTGCTGGCCCTCTTGATTATCATCTGTGGGGGATTATACTGGCTGGCGACAG GTAAAGTGGGGACCTCGGACCTGTCTAAGAGTTTTGAGGGGACAGTACAGAACCCTGCTTCCATCGCGATATCCTTCTACTTCGTGATGTTTTCCTACAGCGGATG GGATGGGGCCAACAATATTGTAGAAGAAGTGAAGAATCCAAAGAG GAACGTACCCCTTGCCAGCCTGCTGAGTGTCGCCATTGTTACCTGTATTTATGTCTTGACCAACGTCTCTTACCTGGCCGTTATGTCTCGCCAGGAGATGCTGTCCAGCGACACGGTTGCCATG ACGTGGGGGGAAAAGGTTCTGGGTGGAGGCATCGCCTCTCTGATCATTCCAATATGTGTCATGATTTCTACATCCGGCAGTTCCAACTCTGGAATCTTCTCTGGGCCAAG ACAGATCTTCTCTGCTGCACGTGACGGCAATCTGCCGGAAGTACTGTCGTATGTTCACGTGACCAGATACACACCAATCCCTGCTACTTTCTTGGTG GTTTCTATTGCAATCCTCTTCGTCTGTCAGTCGGATATTGTGACTCTCATCAGGTTTGTCGGTCTGGCCAACTGGTTCTTCTATTTCTTGTGCGCTGCCTCCCTCATAATTATTAGATTCCGACAAAGAGGGAAAGATGAAGACATTCCTTTCAAG CAACCTCTGCTAGTGCCagtgctgtttctgttgttgtcgttgtaCCTGACGGTGATGCCTCAGGTGGGGGGAGTCACCAAGGACCTGCTCTACATGTGTGTAGTGTTCGCCCTCGGCCTCGTCCTCTACGTGCTTTTCAAGAAGCTGAAAAACAGAACCAATATTTGCG ATGGACCAATGATATTTCTACAGCAGCTGCTAAAAATcgtccctcctcctccttacGTGGCTTCTGGTTGA